gtacatacacacacacacacatatacacacacacacacacacacacacacaaacagtgcagtGGCTGTTGTGAGATGGGAGGACTTTCAGACTGGCACAGAGACAGTGCAGGTGCCAAGAAAATGGCATCCGCATACAGTAATACAACGTAGGAGTCCTAGAAATCatctggaaaaaacaaaacaatccaaaCTATAAACGGCAGCATTTGCGTGCTCAGTCAGCTGCTGGATGgccaaatgtgtgtttgcactaGGAAGACTTTAGCAGTTGTCTGAATGTGGATGACAATTTGTTGTAAAATTAGATTACGTGTCAATGCTGTCCATCATTTCTTTGTTCTATTGAAGCCACCTGCCTTGACGCAGCAGCGATGtttattacaaaacattttatgacGCTTAGATGTTCATCTCCTTGGCAAAAATCCAATCCATAAATCTGtttgattaaaacaaaaacagatccGGATTCTGGACACAGCTGTGTACTACCAAACCATCGTGAAATACACTCATGTCACAGGGTTTAAagaacttttttctttttttttttttttttttacaagttcaGAAAGGCCAACAGTGTACCTATTGTATTGCAGTTAAAGACAAGCTGAAACTCTTTTGCCACGAAGCATGAACCTAAATGAGCAGAGACACTGTTGAACTTCAGCCATTCAAATGTTCAGTGAGTGGCTGCGACATAGAAATGTAGCTTTTCCCACCTTGGCATGGTTTTTGACACTTTGCTCTCAGAGTCAAAGGCAGACAGTGTTGATATATGTATtcatataaataacaaaatagtacagtataaatataaagattctgcgtgtgtgtgtgtgtctgtgtgtgtgtgtgtgtatgtatgcacgcacacatgtaAATGGTGTGTGAGTATAGATAAaaagagtgtgttgtgtgtgtgtgtgtgtgcgcttgtgaACCAGTGTTAGGACAGGACAGGGGTATTAGAGGTGAGGCTTTCCCTCCCCCACCTCATGGAAGAGCGAGGTGTAAAACTCGGGCTCCAGTTGCTTGTTGCGGTAACGCTGGACAATCTCCGTTATTTTCTGCTTCCGCCTCACGTGAGGCGGGTTGTACAAGTCACTTTCCAGACGCTTCCGCCGGCACACGTTGATGACTGTTTGACGCACAAGGAACCCTGGGAGAAGGACGCAAACACGTGAGCTCATCAGTAGTCGAATGTGACAGGTCTGAGAATGTGTACAAACATTTTTCCTACTGCTTTGACTGAGGGACagagtttaacattttttaaatgcattctTAGATAGAAAATCCTGCTTCCAACTCTGCCATCTGCTGATCATAAGTGAGATTACATGCATTAAAAAGCAGCGTGAcctttcttgtgtttttcaaagtaaaggtgTGTATCAGCACAGGAGAGATACATGCTAATGATAAAATAGTTCTTCCATGGTGTTGCTAAACCATGATGTTTCCACTGGCTCCCTAATAGCAAATGACACCCATTCTTTGTTCATGTTACAACACATaatgaacaaactgaaaaacaatacaaacttATTAAACGGAGAATTCCAATGCATCTCAAAGTCAGATGGCaactataaaatattaatgtgtgCAAATTGGTATTTCAGTACGATGATCAATAATCCTAATATACTTCCAGTGATGCAATAAGATGTGTTGACTCTGTTCTTTCAGAGGAAGTGTGGTTGGCAGGGAGGGACAAGTTAAGTCAGAGCAAGCCACACACAGCTATTACCTAGAGCTCTGCGGCTGACCACCATGCCGTCCACCAGGGGAATCACCATGCCAAATTTGCCCACAGCTCCATGCAGCCGGATCCTGAAGAGTCCCGTCTTCAGAGGGTGGATGAAGATCAGAGGAACGTCCTTCTCTAGTAACCCCGACCTGCAGCAGGAACAATTAGGAAGACAAAACGTAAAGAAGATACTGAAAGTGATTTGCCACAAACTAGAATGATAAAGAATCACTGTAATAAGACTGtagttttaaactgttttaaaatgtgatttgtttccCGTGGGAATACGTcgaaaaatatttaaatatacaatgtATATGTTTGAGGAACAGCATTACAAGTCATTCTATTAATCTTACCATCACTAGGGCAAAACCATGCACGTTAGGTCCATAACAATAagtgcatgcagacacacatcacTGCTGCTTGCTACTATTTCTGagtttgttctgtgtttataaaaacacaGGATATGATTTTGCTTTGTGTACAAAGCTGATTCCTGAAAcatcatttaataataaaacaaaatgacatttgtaAATGATGACCATATTTATACCTGGAAAGACAAACATATTTTGACAGATCAGAGTGTCGTCATGTAGCACTTGACTGAACTTAAGCGTAAATACTAACAGGTTTTCACGCGACAAGAAACAATTCTGTAGGCAgaaaaaatgtgtcagtgtgtttatgcCTGACTGGCCAAAAATAGCTTCTGTGGTTGctctgaaaataagaaaaaaatcaatttagcAATTTTCAAATATGCCACCCACTCATTATCTTCCAAGGAAACTTGGCAATCGGAAAAATTAGTTATGTCACAGATGAAATAAATGGTTGTTATGTTGTATCAGATCACATAGCTTCAGATGACGCACTCTCAAAGGTGATATTATTAATTTGGTTAAATACAACACGTTTAAATCCATTTGATGCTTGTGATCCATGTCCTTGATAATGAAGTTGCTAAGTAGCACATTATCTCTaccttaaaaacaacatacatatgaatcacactagaaaaaaaaaacttattttccTTTAAGCCACTTCAAACTCCTAACTGTCATCACGGCTCTGTCACAGTTCCTTTTCTCTGCTTGCTTTTGCATACACTGCATgttgtacttcctgttttgcactcttgtgtgtttatgcatttcAGAGCACATGCTGTTTTGCAGAACTGAACTAACCCAATACCAATTCATGAACTGTATGCGTTCCATACTGACAGCAAAAGCGTAAACTTCTGAATACCTGCAGGAAGTGCTGTTGCTCATGCTAGCTTCCAAGCCCGTGCTGGTTTCAGCCAACAGATCAGTCAACGGGAAGTTctctaaaaacacagaaacaatgacaTTCAAGTACTTCAAACCATTGGTCACGTACTTCAGAATCACTTTTTCATAGTTACGTTGTAAGGCTACAGAGGTTAAGTATTTAAGACTACAATATTTTGTACAGAGAAATCATTCAAGAGAAAttgctagaaaaaaaaaagaaagataatataatataatataatataatatatggaGAGAAACATTAGATTTTCACCCCATTACTAGTAGTCTCAAATTACAGGACATTAAGGCAGAATAAAGAGCATGTGCCTACCAATATCATCAAAGCGCTCCACCCAGACCACAAACACCTTTGTTTCGGGACCCAGTGGTGGGAAAGACTTTCCAGTCGATGACCTCTTTGTCTTCACCAAAGGACTCAGCTAAAGAAAAAGCACAACACGCAGCACGATTAAGCAAACACCACATTAAATGACTTAGAAATCATAATCAGAAATGCCAGTATACAAtttagatacacacacattaagccCAACTTTACCTTCTTGGCAGACTCCAGGTTTTCAGAATGGTTGGGGAACAGCTCCAGTGTGAGATTGGGTTGTTTGTGTAAACCAGGCATGACGTCTGTGTTGGTGTCTGCCTCCACTGTGGAGTCACTGTGCACTGATGACTCCTCTGGGAGACAGCAAAGAGCAAATGGCAACTCTGTCAGTCCCGACTCCCTCACTGGGTTTTCATCATATACAATCTCTATCAGTTCATATTCAACACTGACCAGAATTTTCTGTTAGAGATGGAACAACGAAGGCAATCTCTGTCAGAGCATCAGCGTAGTACAAAACTTTCTTCTCCCCATTGAACACAGAACCTCCTGTGTCCTCAGGAGTAGTTGCTTCCTCTACAGggaaatttttttaaaaagttactCATTGAGTTAGTTACCACAAACATCTAATAGATAAGATCTTTTTTCAGCTCTAACGCAGGAGTTAGTTTAGTAGTTTACCTGTTTGTTGTATGTCATTGCTGTCGGAGCAGGAGTTGAGGGACCAGCTAGTATCTAGGTGTCCTGTCCATCCTGGGTGGCGTCCCACGTCCACAGGCCAGCCCAAGGACAGCAGGAACTCCAAGAAGTGGGGCTGGACACTGGATGATGACTCCACATTCCTCAGGATCTGATCACACAGAACAAGTACAGATCCATTCttattcagacatttttatacaaataCTGTAACAGCATCAACACTGTTTTATTGAGAATCTGTTATGTGTTGCCTGCGTTCCCTCACCTCATGGCTGCTTTTCTGTCCAGCTCTCACatagaaaataaagacagtgtCAAATGGCCGGCAGGGAAGCAGGTCCAGGTAGCTGATGTCATCAAAAAACCCTGGCAAGGATGACTCCAGGCCAATCAGATGAGGAGGTAGACGACTGTTGTTGGGTTCCtatcaataataaatgaatgtaagtacattttaaataaactgtattaACAAGAACAATATTATGAATGTATGTAAGAATATGACTTTTCACATTACGGTATCATTATACTTTATTATGAGTATgaatttaaacttaaaaaaagcatttataTATGGCTGTTTATTTGAtagttttatttctaaatataattataaatgaGGACCAGCCCCCAATGATTTCTCAAGTTTAAATAAAGGCAACAGAGAGTTAAACAGAATCACAAGGCAAAATCACCAATTAAAGTTCAGTATAAGCAGCGGGAAGGCTTATAGATGATATTCGACAttggcagaaaatgtttttgcacaaGTTCAGTCCAAGAGATTTTCTCATTTGCCATGAACAATAAAGTTATCAGACGAATTAAGTTTTAACCAACCTTGAGTGCCTCCAGAGACAGAAAGCCAaagtgggagaggaagaggcgTGCCGTCTGGAACTCCtgtgagggtggggggggtttgCAGTCTATCTGTGGGTCGGGGAAAGGTTTGGACTTCCAGATTTCCTCACTGTGCCGCTCCAAGGCGTTCTCATACTCTATCTGCTTGTGCATCAGAATGCGAAGCTTGTCGTGCTGAACTTCCAGCTGAAAAGAAGACGGAGAcgggacattttttttaaagacaatttCAAGACACTTTGGCTGATGAATGGCACTGGACTGCCTAAATTCAGCATTAACCCAAAAAGGGCAAgtcccacagtccaaacacagagGTGTCATCCCCCAGCGACGATGTGAAGAGTCACTCGTGTGCGtctgtgatttaaaatgttgttacCAAACATTTGAACAGAAAAGAAGTCACCATTTCATTAGCTAAACTTGTACAAGCTCATCCAATCCAGTATAATAGCCTGTTAATAAATCCAGTCTTTGTGAAGCTTTTAATACACACTGTCAGAGAGTAATTGATTCAGCCCTCATTGATTAATTATTGCATTGGATTGAGAAACCACACAAAACAATCATCGAGAATCTGTCACCAAACCAGATGATTTGAACCTCTTTTCCAAGAGACACCCGAGTGAAATTGCATCCCTCCAACAACTCACGTGTGGGGGATTACTCAGTTTATTTGTAGCTCTTGAATCATCCTGCCAGCCCAAACAACACACCTGAGTTTgtataataacaaataatatgaTCAATTAATTTACTTTatggctattttttttttttttttttagcaatgaCAACAAATAATCTTGGTTTAGCTTATACCCATAGTAGAATTATCTTATTTGTATGTGATTAGCCATAATGTGGATATGAGATCAATAAAAGGATTTAACAGAAAGCTTTTCTCTTACCTCTCTACTGACAATGTCATCCAGGTCAGGAATACTAACATCAGCTTTGACAAGGGGAATCTTATCCACTTCTTCAGGGAAGGGCCTCTGCTTGACGTTGTATTTGATCCCCACGTCATTGTTGGGCATCGGACGGCCCTCGGGAACAAACACCTGCTGTGGGAAGAGAGAAGCAGACGGATATGGAGATGTGTTATCAGTGAACCAGTTGTGGAGTTTCAAATTTAACAAACCCGCGACTCTAAGGTGTCACATTCAAATATTTCTAGGGTGATGATGCTTTAGCGTTGTTGGCAATCCTTATCCAGTAATCTACAGTGTGATCTCACCCTCTGATTGGCCCGAGCTCCTCTGGGTTGGTGGAAGAGCTGCATGGTCCAGGCATGTCTGCCGGCTGTGCCTCGGATCAAAACTGTCACTGATGGACTGGGGTctgtgaggacagagacatTCTACTGatcatttattgttatttaccGTTATTTTACTTGGCAGGTAATACAGCCTCTACTTACAACTGAAAATGAACCCAGAAAGACCTTAGTTCTCCCCTGTATTGCAATAAACTATTATTATGTCAAAGGAAGGATGCTAAGCCACTGACTCTGCTCATTGCCGAGAGGCTGCTCCAGCATGGCGAGGATGACCGAGTTGTCCAGGACAAAGTAGCGGAAGTTGCTGGCCCCTGTGGCACTGAGTCTGGCGTAGCGGATCAGGGTGTCTTCATTCAGTAGGCTGCAGGTGGAGGCGGGCCCGCTGGGAGAAGGGAAGGCCCCGAGCACCTGCATGATACTGGGGAACACCACAGGAACACAAGGACACAAATGAGCCGAAACTGGTTCAATGGGTACGTGTCATTACAAAAGTCGCCCGTGTGGTTCAGCAGAAAAACTAGGTCACTGACGAAGCAGCGAAACAGACAAATCAATAATTTAGTGCTAAAATTCTAACTTttacaaaaatttaatttatttccaaTATTATATTACtgttgaaaggaaaaaatatatttttattcagaaatGCTTTGACCGTATCGTGTGTATTAagttttcctttattttctcaggCAACACCAAAGGctgttatttattaatgatgtatactgtatatcaaacATATAATATAGCAGTTATAAgacatattttctttatcattagCAATACAAATGCACTTTAACATGGTGGACTTTTACTTTGCTACCTTGTCAACAAGCCAAGCTGCAAGACAAAACAAGTGTCTGTGCTTGCTTCAGACCTCTTTGGAGTCAGTGTCATACTCTGCTGTCTGGATGTCACTCTGTCACCTTTACAAAGGCGACTGTTActgtttaataaaaatgttactaCATGTTTTGATTGGGTGTATGCAAAGGAGTTCCTCCTCCACATACTGAGTTGAATACCCAACAGCAAGTCTTTTAGGAATGTAAATTCTTCCCTTTCTCAAAAGATGGCCATGTACAAGAAAAAGtacaattaattaaatcaaataactTTAACTCTGATCCATTCTGTATAAAAGTCTGACGATTCTCACCAGGACAAAGTCGCCTCAGCAGCGTCCTTTACCCTCATCGAAGCTGGGTTGTGCTCCTTCTCTCCTTTATGTCGAACTTCCTGTTCCTGTCGAGACTTGCTACCAGAGATCCCCAGCTCCACAATCTCCAACACCTCTACCAAACAATCCTGatacaaaaagagagaacagtGTATTTTAACAAAACTCTAAGCCTCTAACCAAACAACATATCGGAGCAATATTTCAAATCCAGTCTTTAAGATTACCTTCTCATCCAGCATGTCAGGGTGTTCtgtgagccacacacacagaaactgaaagGCAGCTACAATCATGGAGTGGAGGTCTCGGGATTGAAGAGGAGCTGGACGGCTACACTGGTACACAATGTACCCACATATAGAGCTGACAGCACGTTTACGGTCTGCAGAGTCTACTCCCACCTTTACCTGGTTTAGACGTATACCACAAGTAAAGGAAAATGCTCGACATTAGACACATAACAGAAATTCTTCATTTCATGCCAttgggaaaaaatgttttataggCTTTGGTGCATAAGAGATTAACTGTTTTACTAAATTAGGACACATTTGATTCATTgtgcttttaattaaaaaatgaaattacaatatttttagAAATAGTATTTATGTAAATCAAATAACCTCATGTAACCTCAATGTTATCCTGGTCTTTTCCTCTGAATTTGTGTCAGATATTCACATATTAAAGCCAATTACTGTCCATTGTACTAATGAGTCCGTATTTAGAAAGCGACACATTTCAAGGCGTAAAAAACAACTGTACAGTCATTACAGAAACTTATGCTGCTGTACTTTTTGACACAATGAGGGCAACCCCCTTGTGATGAACTTGGAAAATTCTGACTCATAAGTTGACATGAACTACCCAGATGCAACGCTATTTTTGCTATCTGTGACTCTGGTGTGTCTCATTTGGGAGGGATCAATGTTTAAGATAAAGCCCTATAATGAGTTGTCGAGTGTCACATCATCAATTTCTGTGAGCCTTGGTCTTGAAGGAGAAAACTGCTGTGGTTTCATAAATTTACAGTGTTGAACTAAGAGATATTGCTGGTTGAGACTTGGTTGGGTAACATGGATAAACCTGAAGACATACAGTACTTGAGTGCAGATTGTTACAGTGAGTCTCTGTGGTGCTAGCTTTACCTTGGCAAGCCCAGCCAGCAGCTCCAGGGCAGCCAGGGAAATGCTCATGTCTTGCCTCCACTGAGAGTTGAGCCTCTGGGTGACCAGGTGGATGCTGCGCACCAGCAGGCCTGCCGCCGTATCTGGAAGAGCTAGACCATATAACACCCGGAAATACCAAACACCGCAAAGATAGATAGAGCAAAGCAGAATTCAGGCAGCAAAGCTTAAGTACACATGCTTACAGGAAAAATGTCCTGGATGCCAAAGATACGTTTAGGTATTGAGAACATGCACTGTGTTTGAAATCAGGACAGCACACAATATTGAGCAAAGTTTGGACTGAGGAATAGATAAATAAACTGCGGAGGAACAGGGCTGAGCGatgtcaacattttaaaaatccttattttgacttttaagacaaaaaaattgtATGATATAATTGTCCAACACTGGCTAAATAAGTGACAAgtaattcagttttttaaaaaaaacaaaaaaaccctgaCAATTTAAAGAATTACTTagtatttaaatataataaagttcTTCTGATCAAGAGTAATTATTTCTTCCATCTATCTATTTCAGAGTTTCTACCTAAAGAATCAAGGAGAGCTAAAAACACTAAGTGATGATGTTGATGCTTCGGCATCGAGCCTCTCCAAGATGCAGATCTGGCCTCTTATTTTCTGAATTTATGATGaacaaaaaaatcccaaatTCTGCTGAATTGGTTGCCGTTTATGAAACAATGACCCCCCCAGACTCCTGCTCGCTCTTGTTTTTCCTGTCCAGTATTGAGCCACACAATGCAATACAACCATCCTGTCCCACAGGAACCCTGCAGAACCCCCTCCCCCTATATCCTACTGGATAAAGTCGCCTATAAGCCGCACAATGCTCAGAGAAAATAGACATAGAATTGAAGCTCTCATAGCTGtcattatcaatttatttaaaaaaaaaaaaaaaaaaaaaaagtaatttataattaaaaaaaacaactctaaCATCACAATGTCAGTCAACCATCGCTCAGTCCtccaaagaaaaagagaaaatctttGAAATGCTTTTGATTAGTCAACACTGCTGCAACCAATCAATTAGAGAGAAAAATGCAATCAGCCCTGGCACTCCATACGTCTCAGTGCCAAAATGTTGTTTCATAGCACAGCATCACAGCAACAAATAACTTTGAATCacctacaaaaacattttacccAACGCCTTTTAACTCTGCAAAGCACTTTAACCACGTTAGCTATAAAGaacaaatgtgttaatttaGTAAGTGACATGTTTACACTGATCAGGAAACAGGTACTGACCACATGAAATAACGCTCCAGCAAGTCTGTTATGCACCATCTCACCAAAACCGGCGCTATTGTGTTAATTCACCAAGCACAAGGATATTAGTGCATGAGTATCTGCGTGTCTTACCGTAGTCTCGAAGCAAGGCCTGGGCCGGACGCTCAGAGTCTGGGCTGGTAGCCTCTGTGCTGCCTCCACTGGTGAAACTAATGCCACTGTTGGTGCGGCTGTGACTCCTCACTGTCATGTGACTCCCATCTATACTTCCCTgccaccacaaaaaaaaaagcaatcttGATGTCCAGTCCATGACACCGCTGCTAGCatcataaaatgttaattatttagCCGTAGGAAACAGCAGTGATCTGAGCCTTACTGTTTCGGTCTGTGCACCTATGGACTCCAACAGTGCTGAGTCTTGAACAATATTGAGCATTGCAcctgagagggggggggggattaacaataaaaaatatacaaagaaCAATATATGGACagaaaattttgaaaatgatttagGTCAGTATAAATACAGCACAAGTAATATGGAGAGGCAAAATAAATGGATAGAGAGGATGTTAAGGGGGCAGCAGATACCCAGGATGAGCTGTGTGTTAGTGGGGTCGGTCTCAGTCTGCAGCGCTCCTATCAGGACATTGACAAGACGTAGCCTCAGGGACAGGAAGGAAACGGGCTGGTCATGAGGCCACCCATCCTCCTCATTGAACTTTCCCTCCAACAGAACCTGAAGCACACAAAGTCAATATAGTTAACAACCTGGTTTATCTGAAAACGAagcaaagaataaaaacttttaGGGCTTGCTTTACTGCAATGCGAAAATCTAAAAGCCTTGTGGAGTtgaaaacataaagaaagaatGATCTAAGCTCTCATGCCTTTAACCtgttaaacatttcaaataagctaaaagaaaaggagaaatgagGTTCAATGACAAAAACTGACTCAAAATCTTTTAAATTCTGTACTGAAAAAATGCACcaataaaccaataaaatgaaagaagtAAGCAAGAGTTACCTCTGATTTGATGTTGCCAAAGTGATGCGGCAGTGGCAACATGGCCAGCAGGATGTTGATGGAGGCTCTCCTCAGGTCGGTAGGGTTTACATACATCTTGAATTTGGACAGCTCCCTGGAGGAGTACAAACAAATCTCACATAGACAAACTTGAGACAATATCCTCAAAATTGCCCTCAAACGGAGAAACCTGACTAAGATCATATGGTTTTCacattaatgaaaatgttatgtAGTACATTCATCCAAAATTAGTGTAAGCACTACTAGTCTAACCTGTCTGGTACAATAGTCTCCAGGGCAGCTATGAAGTAGGGCACCACCACATTGATGCCCTTCAGGTCAGtacagaagagagaagaggagttGAGAATGATGGAAGCAAGAACTGGTCTACAGATGAAATCGGAGATCTGGAGACCCTGAATCAGGACCATGTAAAACCTGCAGAAAGACAGTTTAAGATCTTAACAGCCAACAGAAAAATTGCATGTGCACAGTTAGACTGATGAACAAAATAAGAAAGTTGACTATGttacctggacaggtaaacaGGCAGAATATCTTCTCCTGTTTTCTTGCTACAGAAGATGCGGCAGAGAGTCCCGCAGGCCTCCGCTCGTCCTGCCTCGTAGCTCTCTGGGAACTCGTTGGCGTCAAACATGGGGTTCGACACCATGGAGTCGGTGGACATTTGAGAAcccttcctcctcagctccagACCTACTTGAGTGGCTATCGCTGTAGAGAGTGGGAAGAGACACAGAATGAAAGGACGCTGAATTGTAATTTGGTCATTAGTACTCATGCATGTATGAGAAACAGGCAAACATGTATCTACTGTATGCACAGTACaacaaaaagtaacaaaaactggaaaaacaaaagcaccacAAAGCAGACATTTTAATCACTAtcacaaaaagataaaacaaagactttaatgactgcaaacacacattcacatcattTAAAAGCATTCAATAAAAGGGAACTCTGACACAAAGAGTTTGCCGTAGAAGTTCTACCTATCACTGGCACAAGGCATGACCAAGTGTAGTGTGCTGGCaataaaatgtgtcagtcaTTCTCTGCTGCAAGACCACTAAACAAAATCCCTGTGTCAGCTCCCTCGCTGCCGCAATTATATGACTGTCACTCAAGGTACAGAACATTCACTTCATGCATTGAGGCACCAAAccaatcaaaatcaaaactcAAGTAAACCAACAATACAAAAGGaaattacaacaaacaaaacaataatgctGAACTTGGggcggggggcggggggggtCTGAAACTAAATAATAAGGATTAGTgtgacccaaaaaaaaaagaaaatgagaactCAAAAACGGGGTGGCGTCACAAACTGGCAACGTTATGATCGAGACAAGTGGTCAGTTGGTGAAACCCATTCCATCACCTTTGGAGAAACGCTGAGAGAACGCTGGTGAACTTTTATATATGACAAGGAGTGGGAACAGAAAACAATGGTGACAATGGCGATGATCATGAGGAACTCAACTAAAAAGCAGGAAGATTTGTCAAGAAACGCAAATcaagtgaggaaaaaaagctgCCGTTCCTACTTACAAGATTTATAAGAAAGGAGAATTTGGATAAAAGAGGCTGCAAGATAACAGAAATAGTGGAGAGACACAAAATCAAAGCAGATCCAATATTTTGGGATCAATTCATATCAGgcatgaattgttttttttttttgttctcctcaATACATGACTTTTGACCCATTACAACTCTTTAACATTAATCAGACATGGTAGACACGTGCAGGACACTACaccaaaaagagaaaaataaatggagagCCAATGAAAAgccaaatttattttaaaatactaaATACTGAATGTGCTGTCATTGACTCCTCTAGCGATGATTTTACcaataaaaatgaatctatATGAAGTCCTCAGCATATGGTTATAGACTATATGCAGTTTTAGCCATGTATAAATAGTTGGTAGATGTAAATGAATTAGAATCAGATGGAAATTTCATACCACGCCACTTCTAACCAAGCCctccacacacagaa
The genomic region above belongs to Seriola aureovittata isolate HTS-2021-v1 ecotype China chromosome 9, ASM2101889v1, whole genome shotgun sequence and contains:
- the LOC130174678 gene encoding ral GTPase-activating protein subunit beta-like isoform X5, which gives rise to MYSEWRSLQLVVQSDQGHLSVLHTYPTTVGTEVANAVVKPLGTAVSPVATENILKTDKEVKWTMEVLCYGLTLPLEGDTVKLCVDVYTDWMMALVSPRDSMPQPVVKEPNMYIQTILKHLYNVFVPRPEQHSLNHIRLCQQVLTAVQKLARESVSMVRETWEVLLLFLLRINDTLLAPPTVGVGVAEKLAEKLMAVLFEVWLLACARCFPTPPYWKTAREMLANWRHHPPVVEQWSRVACALTSRLLRFTHGPSFPPFKVPDEDANLIPLEMDSDCVAQTWYRFLHMLSNPVDLSNPAIVSTTPKFQEQFLNSSGIPHEVVLHPCLKQLPQIFFRAMRGVSCLVDAFLGISVEKRDVRERVFTFSPVLLSHGISRPRADSAPPTPVNRLSMSPPPSITNTTPPHSRKQRHTVVTKTTSKSSTGSGSQPTKASQQQQQQQQTSSSPTLLSSPNQSSWESRPLPAPARPKVNSILNLFGQWLFDAALVHCKLHSGLSRDPSMTAIATQVGLELRRKGSQMSTDSMVSNPMFDANEFPESYEAGRAEACGTLCRIFCSKKTGEDILPVYLSRFYMVLIQGLQISDFICRPVLASIILNSSSLFCTDLKGINVVVPYFIAALETIVPDRELSKFKMYVNPTDLRRASINILLAMLPLPHHFGNIKSEVLLEGKFNEEDGWPHDQPVSFLSLRLRLVNVLIGALQTETDPTNTQLILGAMLNIVQDSALLESIGAQTETGSIDGSHMTVRSHSRTNSGISFTSGGSTEATSPDSERPAQALLRDYALPDTAAGLLVRSIHLVTQRLNSQWRQDMSISLAALELLAGLAKVKVGVDSADRKRAVSSICGYIVYQCSRPAPLQSRDLHSMIVAAFQFLCVWLTEHPDMLDEKDCLVEVLEIVELGISGSKSRQEQEVRHKGEKEHNPASMRVKDAAEATLSCIMQVLGAFPSPSGPASTCSLLNEDTLIRYARLSATGASNFRYFVLDNSVILAMLEQPLGNEQNPSPSVTVLIRGTAGRHAWTMQLFHQPRGARANQRVFVPEGRPMPNNDVGIKYNVKQRPFPEEVDKIPLVKADVSIPDLDDIVSRELEVQHDKLRILMHKQIEYENALERHSEEIWKSKPFPDPQIDCKPPPPSQEFQTARLFLSHFGFLSLEALKEPNNSRLPPHLIGLESSLPGFFDDISYLDLLPCRPFDTVFIFYVRAGQKSSHEILRNVESSSSVQPHFLEFLLSLGWPVDVGRHPGWTGHLDTSWSLNSCSDSNDIQQTEEATTPEDTGGSVFNGEKKVLYYADALTEIAFVVPSLTENSEESSVHSDSTVEADTNTDVMPGLHKQPNLTLELFPNHSENLESAKKLSPLVKTKRSSTGKSFPPLGPETKVFVVWVERFDDIENFPLTDLLAETSTGLEASMSNSTSCRSGLLEKDVPLIFIHPLKTGLFRIRLHGAVGKFGMVIPLVDGMVVSRRALGFLVRQTVINVCRRKRLESDLYNPPHVRRKQKITEIVQRYRNKQLEPEFYTSLFHEVGEGKPHL